DNA sequence from the Malus domestica chromosome 06, GDT2T_hap1 genome:
tacgtaatctctgaatatttgttttttatgattttttacgtatgcgatctcggaatgtgtacaaataagtttgacggttggatcattgaaaaaagttttgtagaatgcatattgcgtcaaaacagtagattaaacaaacacttagagttaatattatactactattaagtataaaataagtttttgtggtatccactattgtaagtactttaaattaaagatcaaatttattcattacattcttattgGTCGAGGAGTCTATCTGTAAAAAAgtatcaaaatcggagataaaataaccgttaaattgtgatttttcgtttataaccgtcgaaaacttttgttccattacgtaatctctgaatgtttgttttttacgattttttacgtatgcgatctcggaatgtgtacaaataagtttgacggttagatcgttgaaaacaaattcgtagaatgcatattgtgtcaaaacggtagattaaacaaacacttagagttaatattatacttctattaagtataaaataaatttttgtggtatccactattgtaaatactttaaattaaagatcaaatttattcattacattcttatagggtcgaggagtgtatctgtaaaaattcatcaaaatcggagctaaaataaccgttaaattgtgatttttcgtttataaccgtcgaaaacttttgttccgttacgtaatctctgaatgttttttttttatgatttttttacgtatgcgatctcagaatgtgtacaaataagattgatggttggatcattgaaaaaagttttgtagaatgcatattgcgtcaaaacagtagattaaacaaacacttagagttaatattatacttctattaagtataaaataagtttttatggtatccactagtataaatactttaaattaaagatcaaatttattcattacattcttatagggtcgaggagtgtatttgtaaaaaatcatcaaaatcgaagctaaaataaccgttaaattatgatttttcatttataaccgtcgaaaacttttgttccgttacgtaatctctgaatgtttgttttttatgattttttacgtatgcgatctcggaatgtgtacaaataagtttgacggttggatcattgaacattttttttgtagaatgcatattgcgtcaaaacagtacattaaacaaacacttagagttaatattatacttctattaagtataaaataagtttttgtggtatccactagtgtaatactttaaattaaagatcaaatttattcattacattcttatagggtcgaagagtgtatctgtaaaaaatcatcaaaatcggagataaaataaccgttaaattgtgatttttcgtttataaccgtcgaaaacttttgttccattacgtaatctctgaatgtttgttttttacaatttttttacgtatgcgatcttggaatgtgtacaaataagtttgacggttggatcgttgaaaaacgtttcgtagaatgcatattgcgtcaaaacggtagattaaacaaacacttagagttaatattatacttctattaagtataaaataagtttttgtggtatccactagtgtaaatactttaaattaaagatcaaatttattcattacattcttatagggtcgaggagtgtatttgtaaaaaatcatcaaaatcggagctaaaataaccgttaaattgtgatttttcatttataaccatcgaaaacttttgttctgttacgtaatatctgaatgtttgtttttttatgattttttacgtatgcgatctcggaatgtgtacaaataagtttgacggttggatcgttgaaaaaagttttgtagaatgcatattgcgtcaaaacggtagattaaacaaacacttagagttaatattatacttctattaagtataaaataagtttttgtggtatccactagtgtaaatactttaaattaaagatcaaatttattcattacattcttatagggtcgaggggtgtatctgtaaaaaatcatcaaaatcggagataaaataaccgttaaattgtgatttttcgtttataatcgtcgaaaacttttgttccattacgtaatgtctgaatgtttgttttttacaattttttacgtatgcgatctcggaatgtgtacaaataagtttgacggttggatcgttgaaaaaagtttcgtagaatgcatattgcgtcaaaacggtagattaaacaaacacttagagttaatattatacttctattaagtatagaatacgtttttgtggtatccactagtgtaaatactttaaattaaagatcaaatttattcattacattcttatagggtcgaggagtgtatttgtaaaaaatcatcaaaatcggagctaaaataaccgttaaattgtgatttttcatttataaccgtcgaaaacttttgttctgttacgtaatctctgaatgtttgttttttatgattttttacgtatgcgatctcggaatgtgtacaaataagtttgatggttggatcgttcaaattttttttgtagaatgcatattgcgtcaaaacagtaaattaaacaaacacttagagttaatattatacttctattaagtataaaataagtttttgtggtatccacctgtgtaaatactttaaattaaagatcaaatttattcattacattcttataggttgAGGAGTCTATCTGTAAAAAAAgtatcaaaatcggagataaaataaccgttaaattgtgatttttcgtttataatcgtcgaaaacctttgttccattacgtaatctctgaatgtttgttttttacgattttttacgtatgcgatctcggaatgtgtacaaataagtttgacggttggatcgttgaaaaaaatttcgtagaatgcatattgtgtcaaaacggtagattaaacaaacacttagagttagtattatatttctattaagtataaaataagtttttgtggtatccactattgtaaatattttaaattaaagatcaaatttattcattacattcttatagggtcgaggagtgtatctgtaaaaattcatcaaaatcggagttaaaataaccgttaaattgtgatttttcgtttataaccgtcgaaaacttttgttccgttacgtaatctctgaatgtttgttttttaggattttttacgtatgcaatcttggattgtgtatgacacaccctgatccggagggatccaggtgtgctggccgtcacgtgggcgtgacgtaaccataagcacgacacggaagcgtaacaacaacataaatcaacagaaattcaaaccaaactcaaCATAACCACCTACGGACATAACCGGACGAGTTACAAGtaaacacataagttcagagcataggttaactgcagtcaagtaggactaaaataagaatacatcaccctcaggtgagtcctacatgtcccaaatctgtcagaaagccggaaaggacctcgtgagccaaccaccgttaaactagaacctggaggggcgcaaaacaaaatgagtgggtcagtaaaacaaattagttttccaaaacatttcattaaaacagttatatcccctcgccgtaaaaacctgtatactttcccagaaattatataaccatataaagtctcaacatttaaatctcaaatctttaacattttcaagaaaacatgccatgccataaatcaaaatataaatcaggtgaaataaggaatcaatcggagaccctgcagttggtcctatacgattaattcaatagctcaatatctcactaagccggagtcaccacagtgacctatacggccctactctgcacatcactcggaactacgtaaggtagtctatacgatgaaaggtgtaaaaatacgctctagtgcttctctcatcatatcatcagcgcgcatatctaaggtcacccactagtcggaatcacgcctagtgatctgtacgactagcatgtcggaaccctcacatggtctgtacgacatccacctacttggatccaaggcgagcgtgcggtgtggtgaataatataagcactaacacctagggtgcagattatgagctcaaacatctcaacaacaacaattcaatgaataaacgaactcacctgacttacctgtgcctccacagcaccatgcaacatgtatgcatcatatatcaatcatataactcatatgaaattcacattttccaaataattctatgcatggcattttcaaaacataatttcgcataaaagcatttttctgggaaaaacaatagtatataggtaatacgaaaacaaaactgcccactcactgataagtcgacgggtcgtaacccccgtggcgtccctggatgcggtcgtcctcgggatacgtctcacctatatgcgaaacaactataaaaacattaattttaagcatatcaccaataattcgaaataacttctcatacgatgctcaattttggtatatgaatataccacatcgacctactcgacgtcacgagcgtcgggaaatttttagaaaaatttttggaagccccacgcgcccccacgcgccacacgtggcacgggtccacgcgctggCCACGCGCAGCACGTGCAGCGCACGTGTCGTCTTCTTCGCAGgtctcgccggactggttctccggtggccggactccggccgaactccggccgattttcaaactcactattctccttcgtttttcacccattttcttcgtattttataccaaattgaagccctaagagtgtactatcacgttggactagttttagggcctaaaaactacgaaatctcaccttgcaaaaaccaagggttcggccaaacttgaaacctacGATCCCGGCGTCCAAAATTCtccaacgaacgtccccgagcttccttaggacctcctaaagctcaccacaagcttgaaatctcctgaaacacaacattttacgttcgcatgaacagtacctcaaaaatggaggttcgggatctacgtgaaatcgaaggtttcacttcctaaaactagcaccaatgaactcaggacgtcaaaacgatgaagatacataccttatttgccCCGATCCGTTGAGTTTCGAAGGGTTTTGGGTGAAGGTCCGTACgatatgggtgtgtgtgtgtgaagtcgagagagagagacagagacagggAAAGCACGGGggaaaggagagggagagaggaaggtCATGTGTGGTCCAAATTAATCCACACCCTCCATTTCATCCTAACCAAACATACCACAAATCAATTTCCAATAAAATCCCATCCAACCAATGCTATTTTCAAAATAACGTTACGTACCTACGTACCTTAATGTCCAATAAGGGCAATTCTGTCatttcacattcccgtcaaaagtacctccgggacgggctgtgacaatctcccctccttatagaatttcgtccccgaaattcccataACCAAATCATAATTCAATACTCGTAGAATAATCTtgggtacatctctctcatccggtcttccgtctcccaagtagcttcctctgcagaatggttcctccacaacaccttgaccaaactcaccgtcttgttccttagaaccttatctttccaatccaagatagtgaccggttcctcatcataagtcaaatccggattaatctctaacggttgaggaggaatcacatgagaaggatcagaaacataatgccgaagcatagagacatggaacacattatggaccttagataactccggaggcagttccaaccggtaggcaacttcaccaactctttcaatgatcacataaggtccaatatatctcggacttagctttcctcttttcccaaatcgtaccacacctctccaaggcgacaatttcaagaatacccaatcacccACATCATACACTCGATCAGTAGTATGCCGATCCGCTAAACTCTTatgtcgatcctgggctgctttcaggtttgacttaattacctgaacattttgagtcgtCTCATCCACGATCTCAGGGCCTTCTAATACCCGTTCACCAACCTCAGACCAACATAATGGCGTTCGACAcgccctaccataaagtgcctcgaatggggacataccaatgctcgagtgaaaactgttattataagcaaactccattaagtccagacgatcatgccaagaatcaccaaattgcagtactgaagatctcaacatatcctccaacgtctgaatggtcctctctgattgcccatcagtttgaggatgataagctgtGCTATACAGTAATTGAGTACccagagcttcctgaaaagccacccaaaatttagaagtaaacCTCGGGTCTCGATCGGAGATAATATTTACTGGGACTCCATGATACTTGACAATCTTCGAAataaacaacttagccaatttattcagagggTATTTCTCCCTCACAGGAATGAAATGCGCAGACTTGGTGAGTCGATCCACaatcacccaaataccatcaaatccatttcgcgtacgaggaagtttatacacgaaatccattgttatattttcccatttccactggggaacaGGAAGGGGTTGCATTCGCCCAAAGGGCTTCTTCCTTTCTGCTTTCACTTGCTGGCAAATAATACACCTGCTcacatattctgcaatttctcttttcatacccggccaataataaaatggtcgaatggtatgatacatttttgttcctcccggatgcatcgcataagctgaacaatgtgcttcatccagaatttccttcttcaattcctcattattcggaaCATACATTCTGTCTTCTTGCATGAGCATACCATCTGATTCCCGAattctgaggtctttctttttcccttcacttcTTAACTGAACCAACTCCTGAACTTCCTCATTCACCATCTGAGCTGCAAGTATACGGTCcaccaaaactggcctgacttgaaaactagcaagaaaagctcCATCTCGGTCTTCAATTTCCAACCTTACCCCCGTTGTCctcaattcagcaagaagaggaacacgactcGCATATAAGGCATTAAGCctaccttgaggtttcctactcagtgcatccgCTACTACATTAGCACGACCTGGATGGTATTCAATAgaacaatcataatcacttaacaattccatccaccttcgctgacgaagattaagatcatgctgagtaaacaaatactgaagactcttgtgatcagtgaagatcttacacttctcaccatacaagtaatgcctccaaattttcaaagcaaaaacaattgctgccaattcaagatcgtgagtaggatagttcctttcatgatttttcaactgcctagaagcataggcaatcaccttattatgctgcatcaaaacacatcccaaaccatttaaTGAAGCATCACTATATATCTCAAAATTACCGCTATCGTCGGGAAGTACCAACACcggtgcatgagtgaggcaatactTCAATTGTTGAAAACTCcgctcacaattctcatcccactcaaatttaacatccttcctggtcaacTTTGTCAACGgtaaagcaatcatagagaAATCCTGAAcgaaccgtcgataataacctgctaagccaagaaaacttcgtacctccgtgacggttcgaggttgctcccaattctccactgctgcaatcttttgaggatcaacttgaataccttgagctgatacaacatgccccaaaaatgccacttcagtcaaccaaaactgacatttactgaacttggcatacaactgatgctcccttaatttccttaacACCAAATTAAGGTGTCGGATATGATCTGCTtgggacttagagtataccagaatatcgtcaataaaaacaataacgaatttatcaagatatttctggaatacctcattcattaatctcataaaagctgcaggtgcattagtcaacccaAACGGCATAACCGAAAATTCATAATGTCCGTACCGAGTTCGGAAAGCCGTCTTAGGTACATCATCTTCcttaatcttcaattgataatacccagatctcaaatcaatcttagaaaatacacacgcacctttcagctgatcaaacaaatcatcaatgcgaggcaatggataacggtttttaatcgttacccggttcaattgtctataatcaatacaCAATCGAAGAGTTCCATCCTTCTTCTTCACAAATAATACTGGAGCACCCCAAGGTGAagaactaggttgaataaaacctttatcaagtaattcttgcaactggATTTTTAATTCCGTCaactcagcaggagccattctataaggagtcagaGATATAGggtccgtacctggaagcaaatcaatagagaaTTCCACCTCCCTGTCTGGTGGTAATCCCGGCAAATCATCAGGGAATACATCCGGATAATGTTTGACCACACCAACTTCTTCTATACTAGTAGGAGCAACATCATTTAATACCACAtgtgccaaatatccctgacaaccctttGATAATAATTTCCTCGCcctcatggcagaaataactccatgtctcaccccacttctctcgcccacaaaagtaacctcgggtaatccaggacgataaaaagtaactgatttaccataacaatcaatatgggcacgattatgGTGTAACCAATCGGCCCCTAAAat
Encoded proteins:
- the LOC139196817 gene encoding uncharacterized protein, whose protein sequence is MPPRRERRESRRTSEPNFPDITQLGEAMAQALQNVIRPPPPPRTPLETMYNLKLDRFMGNESHEGAEKWLDHIEKTFQVMQSQGNLPANRWVETTTWFLGREPAAWWINQARYMSPETAADWKVFKEHFMKRFVPPEYIDRKKQEFTRLKQRNMSAHEYYRKFTDLSRYDTDIAGNQGEMLRRFKLGSKKKWRTFANALPCADYHEYFEILVRMEDSDNLPDSEDDEDKNEGQKKNDKGKGISIPGPRQTQSFKKSGASSSSSSGGYSFTGPRRGGGRFSGGPRFQGQRDAGGSGAPWCRRCNSRHHGECRRGSGACFTCGQMGHRASQCPQGQQRPQQTNMPPPAPVQQSFGPGGYGQPNRGGAYHYQGDAAPYASGPYQYSQEPYPQTGYSQDFGGYSSYSSMPAGGSQWHQGGQPRQGEVATGGAGSSRQLSQPGQGRNPQGRGNQGNRGRGGRQQAQGRINHISLQEAQNHPDLIMGFDLEFAMPRGDKCYVDSVYLGCPVMVEGVIMSADLIPLDIVDFDVILGADWLHHNRAHIDCYGKSVTFYRPGLPEVTFVGERSGVRHGVISAMRARKLLSKGCQGYLAHVVLNDVAPTSIEEVGVVKHYPDVFPDDLPGLPPDREVEFSIDLLPGTDPISLTPYRMAPAELTELKIQLQELLDKGFIQPSSSPWGAPVLFVKKKDGTLRLCIDYRQLNRVTIKNRYPLPRIDDLFDQLKGACVFSKIDLRSGYYQLKIKEDDVPKTAFRTRYGHYEFSVMPFGLTNAPAAFMRLMNEVFQKYLDKFVIVFIDDILDFSMIALPLTKLTRKDVKFEWDENCERSFQQLKYCLTHAPVLVLPDDSGRANVVADALSRKPQGRLNALYASRVPLLAELRTTGVRLEIEDRDGAFLASFQVRPVLVDRILAAQMVNEEVQELVQLRSEGKKKDLRIRESDGMLMQEDRMYVPNNEELKKEILDEAHCSAYAMHPGGTKMYHTIRPFYYWPGMKREIAEYVSRCIICQQVKAERKKPFGRMQPLPVPQWKWENITMDFVYKLPRTRNGFDGIWVIVDRLTKSAHFIPVREKYPLNKLAKLFISKIVKYHGVPVNIISDRDPRFTSKFWVAFQEALGTQLLYSTAYHPQTDGQSERTIQTFHSSIGMSPFEALYGRACRTPLCWSEVGERVLEGPEIVDETTQNVQDEMEGVD